The Pagrus major chromosome 10, Pma_NU_1.0 genome contains a region encoding:
- the ankrd53 gene encoding ankyrin repeat domain-containing protein 53 has protein sequence MFPAVDVRSPERKLDVSVSRQGLPALHIACLYGQLATVQLLLESELEWINSSDDQGRRPVHMVLSFLSSPNTSLCLRYLLEHGADVNITTDSGSTPLHLAASEGLLDCTEILVQAGADVSAKDSVGHAPLDLARIWCRREVARYLKSCMWQKDKEKELQERKLVQALYSDLVDMVKLEKLSKKTLTDEKIAEWANNKGFPLLKDFTPRASVSKYHTQCLVSDQNSSNPKQAKHPLEHQPGGPQEDGASTKQPPVSSSRPWTLFMGLQQEKPPIVPDLRDSVSVWRDSSSRQPQYTTKWDSTPRPAPDLPLDVLKRVLFPRAFPSRIASHQHFEPQDILEVQHRGYPQSQSSSPWTEVAMHLAELLEPGHY, from the exons GGTCTGCCAGCGCTCCACATTGCTTGCCTTTACGGCCAGCTGGCTACCGTTCAGCTTCTGCTGGAGTCCGAACTGGAGTGGATCAACAGCAGTGATGACCAGGGTCGCCGGCCGGTTCACATGGTCCTGTCCTTCCTGAGCTCCCCCAACACCTCCTTGTGCCTCAGATACCTGCTGGAGCATGGGGCCGACGTCAACAT TACGACAGATTCAGGGTCGACGCCGCTGCACCTGGCCGCCTCTGAAGGCCTCTTGGACTGCACAGAGATCCTGGTGCAGGCTGGAGCAGATGTGTCAGCCAAGGACAGCGTGGGACACGCTCCGCTGGATTTAGCGCGCATCTGGTGCCGCAGGGAGGTTGCAAG gTATCTGAAAAGCTGCATGTGGCAGAAAGATAAGGAGAAGGAACTGCAGGAGAGGAAGCTGGTTCAAGCTTTATACAGTGATCTGGTGGATATGGTCAAGCTGGAAAAACTCAGTaaaaag ACACTTACAGATGAAAAGATAGCAGAGTGGGCAAACAACAAAGGTTTTCCTCTCCTGAAGGATTTCACCCCCAGAGCCTCCGTGAGCAAGTACCACACCCAGTGCCTCGTTTCAGATCAGAACAGTTCTAATCCAAAACAAGCCAAGCACCCATTGGAGCACCAGCCAGGAGGCCCTCAGGAGGACGGAGCCTCCACCAAACAACCTCCAGTCTCTTCCTCTAGGCCCTGGACCCTCTTCATGGGCCTCCAGCAAGAGAAGCCCCCGATTGTGCCTGACCTCCGggacagtgtgtcagtgtggagggacagcagcagcaggcagcctCAGTACACCACCAAGTGGGACAGCACGCCTCGTCCTGCCCCTGACCTGCCTCTGGATGTCCTCAAGAGGGTGTTATTCCCGAGAGCCTTCCCCTCCAGGATCGCCTCCCATCAGCACTTTGAGCCACAGGACATCCTGGAGGTCCAGCACAGAGGATACCCCCAAAGCCAGAGCTCCTCCCCCTGGACAGAGGTGGCCATGCATCTGGCTGAGTTGCTGGAGCCGGGACATTACTGA
- the tex261 gene encoding protein TEX261, whose product MWFIYLLSWLSLVIQISFVTLAIAAGLYYLAELIEEYTVATSRIIKYMIMFSTAVLAGLYIFEGFPVLMVGVGLFTNLVYFGLLQTFPYILLSSPNFILSCVLVVVNHYMAFQYFAQEYYPFSEVLAYFTICLWVIPFAFFVSLSAGENVLPSTMQQGDDVVSNYFTKGKRGKRSGILLVFSFLKEAVLPSRQKMY is encoded by the exons atgtggtttatttatttactcagcTGGCTGTCGCTGGTGATCCAGATATCCTTCGTCACTCTAGCAATAG CTGCCGGCCTGTACTACTTGGCAGAACTAATAGAAGAATACACAGTAGCCACCAGTCGAATAATAAAGTACATGATAATG TTCTCGACAGCTGTCCTGGCGGGTCTGTACATCTTTGAAGGCTTCCCAGTGTTGATGGTGGGAGTCGGCCTCTTCACCAACCTGGTGTACTTCGGCCTCCTGCAGACTTTCCCGTACATACTGCTGAGCTCCCCAAACTTCATCCTCTCCTGTG tgttggtggtggtgaaCCATTATATGGCCTTCCAGTACTTTGCACAAGAGTATTATCCATTCTCGGAG GTGTTGGCATACTTCACCATCTGCCTGTGGGTGATCCCCTTCGCCTTCTTCGTGTCACTGTCAGCGGGGGAAAATGTGCTTCCGTCCACCATGCAGCAAGGAG atgaTGTCGTGTCTAATTACTTCACCAAGGGCAAGAGGGGGAAGAGATCCGGGATCCTCCTCGTGTTCTCTTTCCTCAAGGAGGCAGTGCTGCCCAGCCGACAGAAAATGTACTGA
- the shtn2 gene encoding shootin-1 isoform X1, with protein sequence MWVQDEDSGAAESDGESDLSSEDEGDIQFEILEMQRDEANLRLSELEDVSNQLLKEINVLEMQFQIERSCRESAEALAVKVTKENKVLKRKSQMLMPLIPELPENLAAVTFGLETDPAVNCDVVDFGPESNEETLLLLENQAKIAELQTSVDGLLAEKLQLEQQVENLTKEQVQLREQLVLEVQEKEAILMRMNKQSKTINKIKRVSQLVTEEFTEMSQKLELEQGLRQHAEVFAHQMMAQQTEAHSRSVAPTQSPETGLQLQRALEQISTASAALCDIQHFYQEQVKQSQQSAVEDSGVLSELQNLREQLEESEEKRKAAETQLSEAKSAVVQFQEKVKQLQESQYNEDKTEEPEEESTPAPPPPPPPPPPPPPPPATTTNTLDFLRSRRKDKARNADENEAAPTSNMKAKAVEEMMARIKNGITLRPVKRAQQEDDSSWKDQRSENRKSTILELKGMLDNIKRQPLRRIPSRRGAGRNIGEVELLQVLQRRRRAMGENRESTCSTETQNPQSGPQGVPAAADVPWAGEMGSAPVLRRLRQNREKRDSRIRASALIVSQDI encoded by the exons ATGTGGGTGCAAGATGAGGACAGCGGGGCTGCAG AGTCTGACGGAGAGAGCGATTTATCCTCTGAAGATGAGGGAGACATTCAG TTTGAGATCCTGGAAATGCAGAGGGATGAAGCCAATCTGAGACTGTCTGAACTGGAGGACG TCTCCAATCAGCTCCTGAAAGAGATTAATGTGCTGGAGATGCAGTTCCAGATTGAGCGATCCTGCAGGGAGAGTGCTGAGGCGCTGGCTGTCAAA GTGACCAAAGAGAACAAAGTCCTGAAGAGGAAGAGCCAGATGCTGATGCCGCTCATCCCCGAGCTGCCCGAAAACTTGGCCGCTGTGACCTTTGGCCTTGAGACCGACCCCGCCGTGAACTGCGACGTGGTCGATTTTGGTCCGGAGAGCAACGAggagacgctgctgctgctggagaatCAGGCCAAGATCGCAG AGCTGCAGACGTCAGTGGACGGGCTGCTGGCTGAGAAGCTGCAGCTCGAGCAACAGGTGGAGAATCTGACCAAAGAGCAGGTCCAACTCAGAGAACAG CTGGTGCTGGAGGTCCAAGAGAAAGAGGCCATACTGATGAGGATgaacaaacagagcaagaccATCAATAAAATCAAACGAG TCTCCCAGCTTGTCACGGAGGAGTTCACAGAGATGTCTCagaagctggagctggagcaggGCCTCCGGCAGCACGCTGAAGTCTTCGCCCACCAG ATGATGGCGCAGCAGACGGAGGCCCACAGTCGGAGCGTGGCGCCGACGCAGAGCCCGGAGACCGGCCTGCAGCTGCAGCGGGCGCTGGAGCAAATCTCCACCGCCAGCGCTGCCCTCTGCGATATACAACACTTTTACCAGGAACAG GTAAAACAGAGTCAACAGAGTGCTGTGGAGGACAGCGGCGTCCTCTCCGAGCTGCAGAACCtgagagagcagctggaggagagcgaggagaagaggaaggcgGCAGAAACTCAGCTGTCTGAGGCTAAAAGCGCTGTCGTACAGTTCCAGGAGAAAG TGAAACAGTTACAGGAGTCACAGTACAACGAGGATAAAACTGAAGAACCAGAGGAGGAATCcactcctgctccacctcctcctcctccacctcctcctcctcctcctccacctcccgcTACCACTACCAA TACACTTGATTTCCTGAGAAGCAGGAGGAAAGATAAAGCCAGAAACGCCGATGAAAACG AGGCGGCACCTACATCCAACATGAAGGCAAAAGCGGTGGAAGAAATGATGGCGAGAATAAAGAACGGCATCACGCTGAGGCCCGTCAAGAGAGCACAG CAGGAGGATGACAGCTCGTGGAAG GATCAGAGGAGCGAAAACAGAAAATCCACCATCCTGGAGTTGAAGGGAATGCTG GACAACATTAAACGCCAGCCCCTCCGCAGAATACCATCCAGGAGGGGAGCTGGCCGAAATATCGGGGAGGTGGAGCTCCTGCAGGTtctccagaggaggaggagagcgatGGGAGAGAACCGGGAATCGACCTGctcaacagaaacacaga ACCCCCAGTCAGGTCCACAGGGcgtcccagcagcagcagatgttccCTGGGCGGGCGAGATGGGCAGCGCCCCCGTGCTCCGGAGGCTGAGGcagaacagagagaagagagactCTCGCATCAGAGCATCGGCGCTGATCGTCAGCCAAGACATCTGA
- the shtn2 gene encoding shootin-1 isoform X2 has product MWVQDEDSGAAESDGESDLSSEDEGDIQFEILEMQRDEANLRLSELEDVSNQLLKEINVLEMQFQIERSCRESAEALAVKVTKENKVLKRKSQMLMPLIPELPENLAAVTFGLETDPAVNCDVVDFGPESNEETLLLLENQAKIAELQTSVDGLLAEKLQLEQQVENLTKEQVQLREQLVLEVQEKEAILMRMNKQSKTINKIKRVSQLVTEEFTEMSQKLELEQGLRQHAEVFAHQMMAQQTEAHSRSVAPTQSPETGLQLQRALEQISTASAALCDIQHFYQEQVKQSQQSAVEDSGVLSELQNLREQLEESEEKRKAAETQLSEAKSAVVQFQEKVKQLQESQYNEDKTEEPEEESTPAPPPPPPPPPPPPPPPATTTNTLDFLRSRRKDKARNADENEAAPTSNMKAKAVEEMMARIKNGITLRPVKRAQEDDSSWKDQRSENRKSTILELKGMLDNIKRQPLRRIPSRRGAGRNIGEVELLQVLQRRRRAMGENRESTCSTETQNPQSGPQGVPAAADVPWAGEMGSAPVLRRLRQNREKRDSRIRASALIVSQDI; this is encoded by the exons ATGTGGGTGCAAGATGAGGACAGCGGGGCTGCAG AGTCTGACGGAGAGAGCGATTTATCCTCTGAAGATGAGGGAGACATTCAG TTTGAGATCCTGGAAATGCAGAGGGATGAAGCCAATCTGAGACTGTCTGAACTGGAGGACG TCTCCAATCAGCTCCTGAAAGAGATTAATGTGCTGGAGATGCAGTTCCAGATTGAGCGATCCTGCAGGGAGAGTGCTGAGGCGCTGGCTGTCAAA GTGACCAAAGAGAACAAAGTCCTGAAGAGGAAGAGCCAGATGCTGATGCCGCTCATCCCCGAGCTGCCCGAAAACTTGGCCGCTGTGACCTTTGGCCTTGAGACCGACCCCGCCGTGAACTGCGACGTGGTCGATTTTGGTCCGGAGAGCAACGAggagacgctgctgctgctggagaatCAGGCCAAGATCGCAG AGCTGCAGACGTCAGTGGACGGGCTGCTGGCTGAGAAGCTGCAGCTCGAGCAACAGGTGGAGAATCTGACCAAAGAGCAGGTCCAACTCAGAGAACAG CTGGTGCTGGAGGTCCAAGAGAAAGAGGCCATACTGATGAGGATgaacaaacagagcaagaccATCAATAAAATCAAACGAG TCTCCCAGCTTGTCACGGAGGAGTTCACAGAGATGTCTCagaagctggagctggagcaggGCCTCCGGCAGCACGCTGAAGTCTTCGCCCACCAG ATGATGGCGCAGCAGACGGAGGCCCACAGTCGGAGCGTGGCGCCGACGCAGAGCCCGGAGACCGGCCTGCAGCTGCAGCGGGCGCTGGAGCAAATCTCCACCGCCAGCGCTGCCCTCTGCGATATACAACACTTTTACCAGGAACAG GTAAAACAGAGTCAACAGAGTGCTGTGGAGGACAGCGGCGTCCTCTCCGAGCTGCAGAACCtgagagagcagctggaggagagcgaggagaagaggaaggcgGCAGAAACTCAGCTGTCTGAGGCTAAAAGCGCTGTCGTACAGTTCCAGGAGAAAG TGAAACAGTTACAGGAGTCACAGTACAACGAGGATAAAACTGAAGAACCAGAGGAGGAATCcactcctgctccacctcctcctcctccacctcctcctcctcctcctccacctcccgcTACCACTACCAA TACACTTGATTTCCTGAGAAGCAGGAGGAAAGATAAAGCCAGAAACGCCGATGAAAACG AGGCGGCACCTACATCCAACATGAAGGCAAAAGCGGTGGAAGAAATGATGGCGAGAATAAAGAACGGCATCACGCTGAGGCCCGTCAAGAGAGCACAG GAGGATGACAGCTCGTGGAAG GATCAGAGGAGCGAAAACAGAAAATCCACCATCCTGGAGTTGAAGGGAATGCTG GACAACATTAAACGCCAGCCCCTCCGCAGAATACCATCCAGGAGGGGAGCTGGCCGAAATATCGGGGAGGTGGAGCTCCTGCAGGTtctccagaggaggaggagagcgatGGGAGAGAACCGGGAATCGACCTGctcaacagaaacacaga ACCCCCAGTCAGGTCCACAGGGcgtcccagcagcagcagatgttccCTGGGCGGGCGAGATGGGCAGCGCCCCCGTGCTCCGGAGGCTGAGGcagaacagagagaagagagactCTCGCATCAGAGCATCGGCGCTGATCGTCAGCCAAGACATCTGA